A genomic segment from Janibacter sp. DB-40 encodes:
- a CDS encoding DUF1365 domain-containing protein, which translates to MSQEPKQLRREPGQMSQEPKHVRRGLPTLPSLVVGTVSHTRRIPLRHAFTHRQYQWLVDVDDLPRHGWPLRALTRIEARDHLDEGRLGGGIRGDVERFLARRGVPLGAEDRVVMLANARVLGHVFDPLTVFWCLAPDDSLRACIFEVHNTYGERHAYLLDVDAAGRARTDKAFYVSPFNDTSGEYAVGLRLGPDRVSVTVGLDRDGERVLTATTTGVPLPATDAAVARTAARHLLMTWRVSALIRAHGIRLWARRLPIRPRRPHTQEYVR; encoded by the coding sequence ATGTCGCAGGAGCCTAAGCAGTTGCGAAGGGAGCCCGGCCAGATGTCGCAGGAGCCCAAGCACGTGCGAAGGGGGCTGCCGACCCTGCCGAGCCTCGTCGTCGGGACGGTGAGTCACACGCGCCGCATCCCGCTGAGGCACGCCTTCACCCACCGGCAGTACCAGTGGCTCGTCGACGTCGACGACCTGCCGCGGCACGGGTGGCCGTTGCGTGCGCTGACCCGGATCGAGGCGCGCGACCACCTCGACGAGGGCCGCCTGGGTGGCGGGATCCGGGGTGATGTCGAGCGCTTCCTGGCCCGCCGGGGCGTGCCGCTCGGGGCCGAGGATCGGGTCGTCATGCTCGCCAACGCCCGCGTGCTCGGGCACGTCTTCGACCCGCTCACCGTCTTCTGGTGTCTCGCGCCGGACGACAGTCTGCGGGCCTGCATCTTCGAGGTGCACAACACCTACGGCGAGCGGCACGCGTACCTGCTCGACGTCGACGCGGCCGGCCGGGCGCGCACGGACAAGGCCTTCTACGTCTCACCCTTCAACGACACCAGCGGGGAGTACGCGGTGGGTCTGCGGCTCGGTCCCGACCGCGTGTCCGTCACCGTGGGCCTGGACCGGGACGGTGAGCGGGTCCTCACCGCCACCACCACGGGTGTCCCGCTCCCGGCCACCGACGCTGCCGTCGCGCGGACGGCTGCGCGTCACCTGCTCATGACCTGGCGCGTCAGCGCCCTGATCCGCGCCCACGGCATCCGGCTGTGGGCCCGCCGCCTCCCCATCCGGCCCCGCCGCCCCCACACCCAGGAGTACGTCCGATGA
- a CDS encoding FAD-dependent oxidoreductase — MTDLDDTPIRPSGARRPTVAVIGAGVSGLTAAYVLSRTHDVTLYESDARLGGHAHTHTVPTSAGTDVRVDSGFIVHNERTYPHLLRLFRELDIPTQPTEMSMSITCDGCGLSWAGGRGVGAVLAQPRRLLDPKFLRMLLEIPRFHRAAKAVLTDPGEGTSPDAAGPADDPTWGEFLQRGGFSDHFIAHFALPLVSCVWSSGDDDSLDYPARHLFAFLEHHGMLSVTGSPTWRTVTGGSATYVDALAAQLGDVRTNATVTSVTRHADGVDVRTAAGATPFDKVVLANHADQALALLADATPQEKEDLAAIRYTRNATVLHRDTRHLPTARRARASWNYRSATCGGATEPRVSYWMNRLHGHDEEGDQFIVTLNSPTPIDEGDVVARMEYAHPVFTREAVAAATRLRGAGGDRLAFAGAHLGWGFHEDGCRSGVEAAQRLGVTW; from the coding sequence CACCCTCTACGAGTCGGACGCGCGTCTGGGAGGCCACGCGCACACCCACACCGTGCCCACGAGTGCGGGAACGGACGTGCGTGTCGACAGCGGCTTCATCGTCCACAACGAGCGGACGTACCCCCACCTGCTGCGCCTCTTCCGCGAGCTCGACATCCCGACGCAGCCCACCGAGATGAGCATGTCCATCACGTGCGACGGGTGCGGCCTGTCCTGGGCTGGAGGGCGTGGGGTCGGTGCAGTCCTCGCCCAGCCGCGGCGGTTGCTCGACCCGAAGTTCCTGCGGATGCTCCTCGAGATCCCGCGCTTCCACCGGGCGGCCAAGGCGGTCCTGACCGACCCGGGGGAGGGGACGTCCCCGGACGCCGCCGGGCCCGCCGACGACCCGACGTGGGGCGAGTTCCTGCAGCGGGGCGGCTTCTCGGACCACTTCATCGCCCACTTCGCGCTCCCGCTCGTCTCGTGCGTGTGGTCGTCCGGGGACGACGACTCCCTGGACTACCCGGCCCGGCACCTCTTCGCCTTCCTCGAGCACCACGGCATGCTCAGCGTCACGGGGTCGCCGACGTGGCGCACCGTCACCGGCGGGTCGGCCACCTACGTCGACGCGCTCGCTGCCCAACTGGGCGACGTGCGCACAAACGCCACCGTGACCTCCGTGACCCGGCACGCCGACGGGGTCGACGTGCGCACCGCCGCCGGGGCCACCCCCTTCGACAAGGTCGTCCTGGCCAACCACGCCGACCAGGCGCTCGCCCTCCTCGCCGACGCGACGCCCCAGGAGAAGGAGGACCTCGCCGCCATCCGCTACACCCGCAATGCCACCGTGCTGCACCGCGACACCCGCCACCTGCCGACCGCCCGACGGGCACGCGCCTCGTGGAACTACCGCAGCGCCACCTGCGGCGGCGCCACCGAACCGCGGGTCAGCTACTGGATGAACCGCCTCCACGGCCACGACGAGGAGGGGGACCAGTTCATCGTCACGCTCAACTCCCCGACCCCCATCGACGAAGGGGACGTGGTCGCCCGGATGGAGTACGCCCACCCCGTCTTCACCCGGGAGGCAGTCGCGGCGGCCACCCGACTGCGCGGCGCCGGCGGTGACCGGCTTGCCTTCGCCGGCGCGCACCTCGGGTGGGGCTTTCACGAGGACGGCTGCCGCTCCGGGGTCGAGGCGGCGCAGCGGCTCGGGGTGACGTGGTGA